The [Eubacterium] eligens ATCC 27750 genome segment AACCGTATACTACAGAACAAGAAAGTTTGCAGAATACGGAAAGCTATCTAAGAAGAATATTGACGACTTGGAGGCAGGACACAGAGATGAGGCACATAGTCTTAAGGTTACAGGTGAGGATGAGAAGGAAGACCCACTTGATTTCGTTCTTTGGAAGCCTAAGAAAGAAGGAGAGCCATCTTGGCCATCACCTTGGAGTGACGGAAGACCAGGCTGGCATATTGAATGCTCTGTTATGTCTAAGAAGTATCTTGCTGACGAAATCGATATTCATGCAGGTGGAGAGGATTTAATATTCCCTCACCATGAGAATGAGATTGCACAGTCAGAGGCAGCTAATGGAGTACCATTCTCTAAGTACTGGATGCACAATGCATTTCTTAATATTGATAACAAGAAGATGTCTAAGTCTTTAGGCAATTTCTTTACAGTAAGAGATATAAGCAGGGAATATGACCTTGAAGTGTTAAGATTCTTCATGTTAAGCGCACATTACCGCAATCCTGTTAATTTCAGTCATGACCTTATGGAATCAGCAAAGAACGGATTAGACAGAATCTTAACTGCAGTTGATAATTTAAGACATCTGTCAGAGAATGCCAAAGATGTTATAATGACAGAGGATGAGAAGAAGATAATAGCTTCTATAGATGACATTTATAAGAAATTCGAAGATTCAATGGACGATGATTTCAATACAGCAGATGCAATATCAGCTATATTTGAACTTGTAAAGCTTGCTAACTCTAATTCAAGCTCAGATAATTCCAAGGAATACATCGATACTCTTATGAAGAAGATTACAACTCTCACAGATATTCTTGGACTTAAGACAGACAAGAAGGAAGAAATGCTTGATGAGGATATCGAGGCACTTATTGCCGAGAGACAGCAGGCAAGAAAAGATAAGAATTTTGCAAGAGCTGATGAAATTAGAGATGAGTTATTAGCAAAGGGAATTGTTCTTAAGGATACAAGAGAGGGCGTAAGATGGAGCAGAGCCTAGATAACGACCTTGTAAAATGCATATATGAAGGCCTGGATATGAAGCATACAGAGCCTTCGCAGTTATCACCTCTTGTTCTTGCATATATCGGGGACAGCATATATGACCTTGTCATTAAGACATGGGTTATAGAACAGGGGAATATGCAGGTTAATAAGCTTAACAAGAAAACGAGCAGTATTGTTAAGGCTGAATCCCAATCTGCCATGATAGGTGTAATAGAGCCAATGCTCAGTGAACATGAGGAAGCTGTGTATAAGAGAGGACGTAATGCAAAGTCATACACATCTGCCAAGAATGCAAGCATTGGAGATTACAGAAGGGCAACGGGTTTTGAGGCTCTTATGGGATATCTGTATCTTAGTGGGCAGTATGAGCGGATGATGGAACTGGTTAAAGCAGGACTGGAAAGCCTTGAGTTAAAGTAGAGCCGGCAAAGCAGAATCCATATCTGTAATGGATAACTGGATTCTGCTTTGTTAATATTAAGG includes the following:
- the cysS gene encoding cysteine--tRNA ligase, which codes for MRIYNTLSRRKEEFKPLEEGKVKMYVCGPTVYNLIHIGNARPMIVFDTVRRYLEYKGYDVNYVSNFTDVDDKIIKKANEEGVSAEEISTRYIAECKKDMEGMNIKPATTHPLATQEIGGMIDMIQTLIDKGYAYEVNGTVYYRTRKFAEYGKLSKKNIDDLEAGHRDEAHSLKVTGEDEKEDPLDFVLWKPKKEGEPSWPSPWSDGRPGWHIECSVMSKKYLADEIDIHAGGEDLIFPHHENEIAQSEAANGVPFSKYWMHNAFLNIDNKKMSKSLGNFFTVRDISREYDLEVLRFFMLSAHYRNPVNFSHDLMESAKNGLDRILTAVDNLRHLSENAKDVIMTEDEKKIIASIDDIYKKFEDSMDDDFNTADAISAIFELVKLANSNSSSDNSKEYIDTLMKKITTLTDILGLKTDKKEEMLDEDIEALIAERQQARKDKNFARADEIRDELLAKGIVLKDTREGVRWSRA
- a CDS encoding Mini-ribonuclease 3, with the translated sequence MEQSLDNDLVKCIYEGLDMKHTEPSQLSPLVLAYIGDSIYDLVIKTWVIEQGNMQVNKLNKKTSSIVKAESQSAMIGVIEPMLSEHEEAVYKRGRNAKSYTSAKNASIGDYRRATGFEALMGYLYLSGQYERMMELVKAGLESLELK